The genomic segment CCTGCTGACCCTGCTCTCTCTGGGCGTGACCAACATCGTGACCGGCCCGACCGCACCTGGCTTCCTCACGCCGGACCTGCTGGCCGTGCTGAACGAGAAATTCGGTCTGCGTTCAGTCACGAATGTTGAAGACGATATGAAACAACTGCTGAGCGCGTAAGGAGCAATTCATGACCATGCCAACCTCACAATGTCCATGGCGGATGCAGGTTCACCACATTCATCAGGAGACGCCGGATGTGTGGACGCTGTCGCTGCTGTGCCATGACAACTACCCGTACCGTGCAGGTCAGTATGCGCTGGTCAGCATCTGCAATTCTGCGGACACCCTGCGCGCCTACACGATCTCCTCAACGCCGGGCGTGAGCGAATATATTACGCTGACTATCCGCCGCATCAAGAACGGTGCAGGCTCCCAGTGGCTGACCCGCGACGTGAAGCGCGGAGACTACATCTGGCTGTCCGACGCCCGGGGTGAGTTTACCTGTGACGACAAAACAGAGGATAAATTTCTGTTTCTGGCGGCCGGTTGCGGCGTGACCCCGGTGATGTCGATGCGTCGTTGGCTGGCAAAAAACCGCCCTCAGGCTGACGTGCGAGTGATTTTCAGCGTGCGTTCTCCGGAAGATGTGATTTTTGCCGATGAATGGCGCAACTCTCCGGTGACGCTGGTGGCGGAACACAACGCGACGCACGGTTTTGTCCCCGGACGTCTTAGCCGCGAGCTGCTGCAAAGCGTGCCGGATATGGCAAATCGTACTGTGATGACCTGCGGCCCGGCGCCGTACATGGATATCGTGGAAAAAGAAGTGAAAGCCCTGGGCGTGACCCGTTTCTTCAAAGAGCAGTTCTTCACGCCTGTGTCGAAAGCGGCAACCAGCGGGATTACGTTCACGAAGCTGCAACCGGCGCAGACCTTCTTTGGCCGCGTGGGCGCCACGCTGCTGGAAGCGCTGGAAAGCAATAAAGTGCCTGTTGTTGCAGCCTGCCGAGCTGGCGTATGCGGCTGCTGCAAGACGAAAGTGGTTTCCGGTGAGTATTCGGTCACCTGTTCCACGACGTTGACTGAGGCGGAAATCGCCGAAGGTTACGTACTGGCATGTTCGTGTCATCCGCAGGGCGATTTGGTGCTTGCATAAACGTTAAACCTCAAACGCTCCATCAAAGGCCCGGTAAGCGTCAGCGCCACCGGGCTTTTTCGTTAGCGGGCAATATGGCGACTTTCTTCTAAGCTTGTAAGCGATATCACTAAAAGGAGAAGGACCCCCATGAAACACACCGTGGCTGCATACATAGCGAAAACCCTCGAACAGGCTGGCGTAAAACGCATCTGGGGCGTGACCGGCGATTCCCTGAACGGACTCAGCGACAGTCTGAATAAGATGAAAACCATCGAATGGATGCCGACCCGCCATGAAGAGGTGGCCGCCTTCGCCGCAGGTGCCGAAGCGCAACTTACCGGGGAACTGGCCGTATGCGCCGGATCCTGCGGGCCGGGAAACCTGCATCTGATTAACGGCCTGTTCGACTGCCATCGTAACCACGTGCCAGTCGTGGCCATTGCGGCCCACATTCCCTCATCCGAAATCGGTAGCGGCTATTTTCAGGAGACGCATCCTCAGGAGCTGTTCCGTGAATGCAGCCATTACTGCGAGCTGGTCTCAT from the unidentified bacterial endosymbiont genome contains:
- the hcr gene encoding NADH oxidoreductase; translated protein: MTMPTSQCPWRMQVHHIHQETPDVWTLSLLCHDNYPYRAGQYALVSICNSADTLRAYTISSTPGVSEYITLTIRRIKNGAGSQWLTRDVKRGDYIWLSDARGEFTCDDKTEDKFLFLAAGCGVTPVMSMRRWLAKNRPQADVRVIFSVRSPEDVIFADEWRNSPVTLVAEHNATHGFVPGRLSRELLQSVPDMANRTVMTCGPAPYMDIVEKEVKALGVTRFFKEQFFTPVSKAATSGITFTKLQPAQTFFGRVGATLLEALESNKVPVVAACRAGVCGCCKTKVVSGEYSVTCSTTLTEAEIAEGYVLACSCHPQGDLVLA